AAGGGGATGGTTCACTGATGGGCTGGGGTTCGGACGAGATCGTCCTCGAGGCCCGCGACCTCCGGAAGGCCTTCGGCGGGGTCCGGGCCGTGGACGGGTGCAGCTTCGCCGTTCCCCGGGGGAAGATCTCCGGGCTCATCGGCCCCAACGGCTCGGGCAAGACGACGACCTTTAATCTATTAACGGGGCTCATGGAGCCCGACGGCGGGCAGGTGATCTACAAAGGGGAGAATTTCGCCGGCCTCAAGCCCTACCAGATCTTCCGCAAGGGCGTGACGCGGACGTTCCAGATCACGCGCATCTTCCGGGAGATGACGGTGCTCGAGAACATGCTCTCGGTGACCGGGCTCGACGTGCCCGACCGGGTCGCGCGCGAGCGGGCCGAGGACCTCATCGCGTTCGTCAACCTCACGCACCTGCGCGCCGAGTACGGCGGGCGCCTCTCCTACGGGCAGCAGAAGCTCCTGGAGTTCGTGCGGGCGCTCATGACCGACCCGGAGCTGATCCTGCTCGACGAGCCGGCGGCCGGCGTCAACCGGACGCTGCTCCAGCACCTGCTCGACCACATTCACCGGCTCGAGGAGCGGGGCAAGACGATCGTGATCGTGGAGCACGACATGAACGTCATCATGAACCACTGCGAGCGGATCTTCGTGATGGACTACGGTGTGAAGATCGCCGAAGGACCGCCGGCCGAGATCCAGCGTGACGAGCGGGTCATCGAGGCCTACTTCGGCCGCCGCCGGCGATGACGTGACCGCGCTCCTCGAACTCCGCGACGTCGAGGCCGGCTACGGGTCCATCCAGATCCTCTACGGCGTATCGCTCCACGTGAACGCGGGCGAGGTGGTCTCGGTGATCGGCCCCAACGGAGCGGGCAAGTCGACCACCTTCAAGGTCATCATGGGATTCATCACCTACCTCGGCGGCGGGATCGTGTTCGACGGGCACACCCTGGTCGGCCAGCGCCCGGACCGCATCCTCGCCCTCGGGCTCGGGTACGTTCCCCAGGGGCGCGTCGTCTTCGGCCCGATGACCGTGCGCGAGAAC
This portion of the Candidatus Methylomirabilota bacterium genome encodes:
- a CDS encoding ABC transporter ATP-binding protein, producing MGWGSDEIVLEARDLRKAFGGVRAVDGCSFAVPRGKISGLIGPNGSGKTTTFNLLTGLMEPDGGQVIYKGENFAGLKPYQIFRKGVTRTFQITRIFREMTVLENMLSVTGLDVPDRVARERAEDLIAFVNLTHLRAEYGGRLSYGQQKLLEFVRALMTDPELILLDEPAAGVNRTLLQHLLDHIHRLEERGKTIVIVEHDMNVIMNHCERIFVMDYGVKIAEGPPAEIQRDERVIEAYFGRRRR